A genomic region of Cannabis sativa cultivar Pink pepper isolate KNU-18-1 chromosome 1, ASM2916894v1, whole genome shotgun sequence contains the following coding sequences:
- the LOC133033601 gene encoding uncharacterized protein LOC133033601, with protein sequence MDRLRSCFDDSTINDILNVPFSGLEGKDEQIWGRESLGLFSVKSAYHLALESRDIPSTSSSFELKSFWARIWHAYIPPKVKHFVWRIVSNSVPVAVLLSQRHIISSPLCPLCKNSPETVMHALLECSRARKAWKASDFAHFYLQNNHLDIIQFLSNVFSSLDKGSADLLMCFMWTIWNQRNNVFFNRFALHPKDMFAWCQSFLLQYLDAGQTRFIPSSQGDQSPSDMDRCPPGRYKVFTDAAIDTGKQVFSLSVVVKNDSDQVIVGLVKPITGIITPVIAEAKVVSLAMAWTKMINLPVHVLFSDCKVVVDKINI encoded by the coding sequence ATGGATAGACTTCGATCTTGCTTTGATGATTCTACTATTAATGATATCTTAAATGTTCCTTTTTCTGGACTTGAGGGTAAAGATGAGCAAATTTGGGGGAGGGAGAGTTTGGGGCTTTTCTCTGTTAAATCTGCTTATCACTTAGCTCTTGAATCTCGCGATATCCCTTCTACATCCTCCTCATTTGAATTGAAATCTTTCTGGGCTAGAATTTGGCATGCTTACATTCCTCCTAAAGTTAAACATTTTGTGTGGAGAATTGTTTCTAATTCAGTGCCGGTTGCTGTTTTACTCTCTCAACGCCACATTATTTCTTCTCCTTTATGTCCTCTGTGTAAAAATTCCCCAGAAACTGTTATGCATGCTTTGCTAGAGTGCTCTAGGGCTCGGAAAGCTTGGAAGGCTTCTGATTTTGctcatttttatttacaaaacaaCCACTTGGATATTATACAATTTCTCtctaatgtgttctcaagtttAGATAAAGGTTCTGCAGATTTATTGATGTGTTTTATGTGGACCATTTGGAATCAGAGGAATAATGTCTTTTTTAATAGATTTGCTCTTCATCCAAAGGATATGTTTGCTTGGTGTCAAAGCTTTCTTTTGCAGTACTTGGATGCGGGACAGACAAGATTTATTCCCTCTTCTCAAGGTGATCAGAGTCCCTCAGATATGGATCGGTGTCCACCGGGCAGGTATAAGGTATTCACAGATGCAGCTATTGATACTGGGAAGCAGGTTTTTAGCCTTAGCGTGGTGGTGAAGAATGACTCAGATCAAGTGATTGTTGGGTTGGTGAAACCAATTACTGGGATAATTACTCCAGTTATAGCTGAAGCTAAAGTTGTTTCTCTTGCAATGGCTTGGACTAAAATGATTAATTTACCTGTTCATGTTCTATTTTCGGATTGTAAGGTTGTGGTGGATAAgattaatatataa
- the LOC115705786 gene encoding probable glutathione S-transferase — protein sequence MAEEVILLDVGVSMFCLRVKIALAEKGIKCEYIEQDLQNKDPLLLKMNPFHNKVPVLIHNGKSICDSLIILQYIEEVWPEKPPLLPSDTYHRAQARLLADFTNKIHGCGWKICLWDGEKLEVAKKELVEMLTVIEGELGDKPYFGFGGERFGFVDVALIGFYSWFIVYEMFGKFSMESEFPKLSAWAKRCLQKESVSKSITDHIDGNKTYQYVVQSRKRLLE from the exons ATGGCGGAGGAGGTGATTCTGCTGGATGTAGGGGTCAGCATGTTCTGCCTAAGGGTGAAAATAGCTTTGGCCGAAAAGGGTATTAAGTGCGAGTACATAGAACAAGATCTTCAGAACAAGGACCCTTTGCTTCTGAAGATGAACCCATTTCACAACAAGGTTCCTGTTCTCATTCACAATGGAAAATCTATATGCGATTCTCTCATTATTTTGCAATACATCGAAGAGGTTTGGCCTGAGAAACCTCCTTTACTTCCCTCTGATACTTATCACAGAGCCCAAGCAAGGTTGTTGGCAGACTTCACTAACAag ATCCATGGTTGTGGTTGGAAGATATGTCTTTGGGATGGTGAAAAGCTTGAAGTAGCCAAAAAAGAATTAGTTGAAATGTTGACGGTGATTGAAGGAGAGCTTGGAGATAAGCCATACTTTGGATTTGGAGGGGAGAGGTTTGGGTTTGTAGATGTTGCCTTAATAGGATTCTACAGTTGGTTTATTGTGTATGAGATGTTTGGGAAGTTCAGTATGGAGAGTGAGTTTCCCAAGCTCAGTGCCTGGGCCAAGAGGTGTCTACAGAAGGAAAGCGTCTCCAAATCTATTACTGATCATATAGATGGGAACAAGACTTACCAGTACGTTGTCCAATCCAGGAAGAGGTTGTTGGAGTAA